The Streptomyces sp. RKAG293 genome includes a region encoding these proteins:
- the fabD gene encoding ACP S-malonyltransferase yields the protein MAVVWAFPGQGSQRKHMAEGLFERFPAIAAEADAVLGRSVRELCDDPALLQDTRNLQPVMFTVNALKYLDLAGRSPQPDFMAGHSLGEYSALYAAGSVDFGTGLRLVAARADIMARATRGGMLAVVGLEAGRIERVLSRVGASDVDVANYNSPLQTVLSGPEESVRALAPVLRGEGAGKCVLLYVSVAAHSRYMRDAADELGELLGTVDFREPRVPVLSNVTALPHRAEEIGALLRDHMCRPVRWWDSIEYLVGHGVTELVEVGPGSVLRKLWAMAEERIPARPAEAVPVAVPRPAPAPPGPKQEQEQEQKQKPKQKQKPKPKPRPGAGQLGAPGFRERYGVRLAYAAGAGGAGAGTRELCARMAGAGLLSFADRAADVPEGAARGGWGMALRDDPAAPAAVSRFLDHGVRHVEADFPAGPTADLVRFRFSGARRDRDPVAAHHVIARVTGVEQAAAFLAPPSPALLMTLVAGGGLTEEEAEAARGLPVASDLAVETSAGWSTDCADAFALLPAITALVRHLSHRHGYPEPVHVGVRGAAGTPERTAAAFALGADFTVTTSVNQSTPQARWSRPLKEKLSGLLDHDLCWAPGERHFALGARTRVMRVGTLFPARANHLYRLYRDHRSFDEIPAATRAHVERACLGRSFDEVLAGLPALGREGLDGPRHRMASVFRWYLREAGRVDEAGEPARPLDHRLDCETELADFNRRVAGTELASWTARDADTVAEYLLAGAAELIEAAGR from the coding sequence ATGGCAGTCGTATGGGCGTTTCCCGGTCAGGGCTCCCAGCGCAAGCACATGGCGGAGGGGTTGTTCGAACGTTTCCCCGCGATCGCCGCCGAGGCCGACGCCGTGCTGGGGCGGTCCGTCCGCGAGCTGTGCGACGACCCGGCGCTGCTCCAGGACACCCGCAATCTGCAGCCGGTCATGTTCACCGTCAACGCACTGAAGTACCTCGACCTCGCAGGCCGGTCCCCGCAGCCGGACTTCATGGCCGGGCACAGCCTCGGCGAGTACAGCGCCCTGTACGCGGCGGGATCCGTCGACTTCGGCACCGGGCTGCGTCTGGTCGCGGCCCGCGCCGACATCATGGCCCGTGCCACCAGGGGCGGCATGCTGGCCGTGGTGGGCCTCGAGGCCGGCCGGATCGAGCGGGTGCTGAGCCGCGTGGGTGCGAGCGACGTGGACGTGGCCAACTACAACTCCCCGCTCCAGACGGTGCTCTCGGGCCCCGAGGAGTCGGTGCGCGCGCTCGCGCCGGTCCTCCGAGGGGAAGGCGCGGGCAAGTGTGTGCTGCTCTACGTCAGCGTGGCCGCGCACTCCCGGTACATGCGGGACGCGGCGGACGAACTCGGCGAGCTCCTCGGCACGGTGGACTTCCGCGAGCCACGGGTGCCCGTGCTGTCGAACGTGACGGCCCTGCCGCACCGGGCCGAGGAGATCGGGGCGCTGCTGCGTGACCACATGTGCCGTCCGGTCCGCTGGTGGGACAGCATCGAGTACCTGGTCGGGCACGGCGTCACCGAACTGGTGGAGGTCGGGCCGGGGAGCGTGCTCCGCAAGCTCTGGGCGATGGCGGAGGAGCGGATCCCGGCGCGGCCCGCCGAGGCCGTGCCCGTAGCGGTTCCCCGGCCGGCACCTGCTCCGCCTGGTCCGAAGCAGGAGCAGGAGCAGGAGCAGAAGCAGAAGCCGAAGCAGAAGCAGAAGCCGAAGCCGAAGCCGCGCCCGGGGGCCGGGCAGTTGGGCGCGCCCGGCTTCCGCGAGCGGTACGGCGTCCGCCTCGCCTACGCGGCCGGAGCGGGAGGTGCCGGGGCCGGGACCCGGGAGCTCTGCGCGCGCATGGCCGGTGCCGGTCTGCTGTCCTTCGCCGACCGCGCCGCCGACGTCCCCGAAGGCGCCGCGCGCGGCGGATGGGGCATGGCACTGCGCGACGACCCCGCCGCTCCGGCGGCCGTGTCCCGGTTCCTGGACCACGGTGTCCGCCACGTGGAGGCGGACTTCCCCGCCGGCCCCACCGCCGACCTGGTGCGTTTCCGGTTCAGCGGTGCCCGCCGCGACCGCGACCCGGTGGCGGCGCACCACGTCATCGCCAGGGTCACGGGCGTCGAGCAGGCCGCCGCCTTCCTCGCCCCGCCGTCCCCCGCCCTGCTCATGACCCTGGTCGCCGGGGGAGGCCTCACGGAGGAGGAGGCGGAAGCGGCGCGGGGCCTGCCGGTCGCCTCGGACCTCGCCGTCGAGACCTCCGCCGGATGGAGCACGGACTGCGCTGACGCGTTCGCGCTGCTGCCCGCCATCACGGCCCTCGTACGGCACCTGAGCCACCGGCACGGCTACCCGGAGCCGGTCCACGTCGGGGTACGCGGAGCGGCGGGCACCCCGGAGCGGACCGCGGCCGCCTTCGCGTTGGGCGCCGACTTCACCGTCACCACTTCGGTGAACCAGTCCACCCCGCAGGCTCGTTGGAGCCGGCCGCTGAAGGAGAAGCTGTCCGGTCTGCTGGACCACGATCTCTGCTGGGCGCCCGGCGAGCGGCACTTCGCGCTCGGCGCGCGAACCCGTGTGATGCGTGTCGGCACACTGTTTCCGGCCAGGGCCAACCACCTGTACCGGCTCTACCGGGACCACCGGTCCTTCGACGAGATCCCGGCGGCGACCCGGGCCCATGTCGAGCGGGCCTGCCTCGGCCGGTCCTTCGACGAGGTGCTCGCCGGGCTCCCCGCCCTTGGACGGGAGGGCCTCGACGGGCCCCGGCACCGCATGGCGTCCGTCTTCCGCTGGTACCTGCGCGAGGCGGGACGCGTGGACGAAGCGGGCGAACCGGCCCGGCCGCTGGACCACCGGCTGGACTGCGAGACGGAACTGGCCGACTTCAACCGGCGGGTCGCCGGGACGGAACTGGCTTCCTGGACGGCGCGGGACGCGGACACCGTCGCCGAATACCTCCTGGCCGGCGCCGCGGAACTGATCGAGGCGGCCGGTCGGTGA
- a CDS encoding enoyl-CoA hydratase-related protein, whose translation MTYSAIEVTRTGPVLRVTLACPDRGNTVDATLLADLDRALDEAEAAAECRVVVIDARGSVFCNGLDMAEAAASGSAPGGPDGASLNGTAFFRLLRRFTHLPRTIVASVDGRVAGGGVGLVAACDLVHATERSTFSLPEALWGLLPCSVLPYLIRRTGFQTAYAMTLTTLPLTAAEAAERRLADEVSPDADPLVRRLVSRLTKVDGHVIGDAKRYFSSLHPVTEQTERHAVDEFARLASAPGVRDGFARFAATGRYPWEK comes from the coding sequence ATGACCTACAGCGCCATCGAGGTGACCCGTACGGGACCGGTGCTGCGTGTCACGCTTGCCTGCCCCGACCGGGGCAACACCGTCGACGCCACACTGCTGGCCGACCTGGACCGGGCTCTGGACGAGGCGGAGGCCGCCGCCGAATGCCGCGTCGTCGTCATCGACGCGCGGGGCAGCGTCTTCTGCAACGGACTCGACATGGCCGAGGCCGCCGCGTCCGGGTCCGCGCCCGGCGGACCCGACGGCGCGTCGCTCAACGGCACTGCCTTCTTCCGCCTGCTGCGGCGGTTCACGCACCTGCCGCGCACCATCGTCGCCAGCGTCGACGGCCGGGTGGCGGGCGGCGGAGTGGGACTGGTGGCGGCCTGCGATCTGGTGCACGCCACCGAGCGGTCCACCTTCAGCCTCCCCGAGGCGCTGTGGGGCCTGCTGCCGTGCAGCGTCCTGCCGTACCTGATCCGCCGCACCGGCTTCCAGACCGCGTACGCGATGACGCTGACCACCCTTCCGCTCACCGCCGCAGAAGCGGCCGAACGTCGGCTGGCCGATGAGGTCTCACCGGACGCAGACCCCCTCGTACGCCGTCTCGTCTCGCGGCTCACCAAGGTCGACGGGCACGTCATCGGCGACGCCAAGCGCTACTTCTCGTCACTGCACCCCGTCACCGAGCAGACCGAACGTCACGCCGTCGACGAATTCGCCCGGCTGGCCTCGGCCCCCGGGGTGCGGGACGGGTTCGCCCGCTTCGCCGCCACGGGGCGCTACCCGTGGGAGAAGTGA
- a CDS encoding hydroxymethylglutaryl-CoA synthase, translating to MAVGIEALNAYVARARFDVEELFRARGLDLARFQNLMMRQKSVNLPCEDAITNGVNAARPLLDRMTPQERDSVELLVVGTESGLDLGKPISTYIHHYLGLSSRCRSFEVKHACYGGTAALQTAAGIIGSSPVPTAKALVIAADAPSAASRGTYWEPSEGGGAAAMIVSQRPDVLELDPGASGLHTFEVMDTLRPRPDLDVVDADVSLLSYMTCLEQSFAAYRDRVAGADIVDSFAHLVLHTPFAGMVKGAHRMLLRKHRGLPPNESQADFERRVVPTLEYSSRVGNLFSASLYLALCSLIDTGGPVGPCRIGLFSYGSGCGSEFFSGVLGADAVRNVGELRIGAALDARRELTFAEYDAVTELGGDRAFGVQERDFDPKPYADLYADLFDGAGLLVLDRIENFHRVYRWS from the coding sequence ATGGCCGTCGGTATCGAGGCGCTCAACGCCTATGTGGCGCGAGCCCGCTTCGACGTGGAGGAACTGTTCCGGGCCCGGGGTCTCGACCTGGCCAGGTTCCAGAACTTGATGATGCGTCAGAAATCGGTCAATCTGCCGTGCGAGGACGCCATCACCAATGGTGTGAACGCGGCCCGGCCGCTGCTGGACCGGATGACCCCCCAGGAACGCGACTCCGTCGAACTGCTGGTGGTCGGCACCGAGTCGGGCCTCGACCTGGGCAAGCCCATCAGCACGTACATCCACCACTACCTGGGACTGAGCTCGCGCTGCCGGTCCTTCGAGGTCAAACACGCCTGCTACGGCGGCACCGCCGCCCTGCAGACCGCGGCCGGCATCATCGGCTCGTCCCCGGTGCCGACCGCCAAGGCCCTGGTGATCGCCGCCGACGCCCCCAGCGCCGCCTCGCGCGGTACCTACTGGGAGCCGTCGGAGGGCGGCGGCGCCGCAGCGATGATCGTCAGCCAGCGGCCCGACGTGCTCGAACTCGACCCGGGCGCCAGCGGACTGCACACCTTCGAGGTGATGGACACCCTCCGCCCCCGGCCCGACCTCGACGTCGTGGACGCGGACGTCTCCCTGCTGTCGTACATGACCTGCCTGGAACAGAGCTTCGCCGCGTACCGCGACCGCGTCGCGGGCGCCGACATCGTCGACAGCTTCGCCCACCTCGTCCTGCACACCCCCTTCGCCGGCATGGTCAAGGGCGCGCACCGCATGCTGCTGCGCAAGCACCGTGGCCTGCCCCCGAACGAGTCGCAGGCGGACTTCGAACGTCGGGTCGTGCCCACGCTCGAGTACAGCTCCAGGGTCGGCAATCTGTTCTCCGCCTCCCTCTACCTCGCGCTGTGTTCGCTGATCGACACCGGCGGCCCCGTCGGCCCGTGCCGGATCGGGCTGTTCTCGTACGGGTCGGGCTGCGGCTCGGAGTTCTTCAGCGGAGTCCTGGGGGCCGACGCCGTCCGCAACGTGGGGGAGCTGCGGATCGGCGCGGCCCTGGATGCCCGCCGCGAGCTCACCTTCGCGGAGTACGACGCCGTCACCGAGCTGGGCGGCGACCGCGCGTTCGGCGTGCAGGAGCGGGACTTCGACCCCAAGCCGTACGCGGACCTCTACGCGGACCTGTTCGACGGCGCGGGCCTGCTGGTGCTCGATCGCATCGAGAACTTTCACCGCGTCTACCGCTGGAGCTGA
- a CDS encoding 4'-phosphopantetheinyl transferase superfamily protein has protein sequence MPPTSCSPPGERALAATRPLALYSPGTGHPVAHLWTAEPAPRGTVAGREWLSRDERNRLDALLLESDRALFVTARVLLRTALSRCVPGVGPAEWAFRTGSHGRPEVLSPRTAPRLRFNISHTRGLAACLVCPEIDCGLDVECLDRSFDPVRLARSMLSAAEADDVAAAPGGYVTTERFIRYWTLKEAYSKGRGLGLSLPTGSYSFRLGPPGPARLHASDDDGADWQFGQWLHGPGHMVAVAMRRGPAGDLALVRHPG, from the coding sequence GTGCCGCCGACGTCCTGCTCGCCGCCCGGGGAACGCGCGCTCGCCGCGACGCGACCGCTCGCGCTGTACAGCCCGGGTACGGGACATCCGGTCGCCCACCTCTGGACCGCGGAACCGGCGCCCCGCGGGACCGTGGCGGGCCGGGAGTGGCTATCCCGTGACGAGCGCAACCGGCTGGACGCCCTGTTGCTGGAGAGCGACCGGGCGCTGTTCGTCACGGCCCGCGTCCTGCTGCGCACCGCCCTGAGCCGCTGTGTGCCCGGCGTCGGCCCCGCCGAGTGGGCCTTCCGTACGGGCTCCCACGGACGCCCCGAGGTGCTGTCCCCCAGGACCGCACCCCGGCTGCGCTTCAACATCTCGCACACCCGGGGCCTGGCCGCCTGCCTGGTCTGCCCGGAGATCGACTGCGGGCTCGACGTCGAATGCCTGGACCGCAGTTTCGACCCGGTGCGACTGGCGCGGTCGATGCTCAGTGCCGCCGAGGCCGACGACGTCGCCGCCGCCCCCGGCGGGTACGTCACCACCGAGCGGTTCATCCGCTACTGGACGCTCAAGGAGGCGTACAGCAAGGGCCGTGGGCTCGGCCTTTCGCTGCCCACCGGCTCGTACAGCTTCCGGCTGGGGCCGCCGGGTCCCGCCCGGCTGCACGCGTCGGACGACGACGGCGCCGACTGGCAGTTCGGGCAGTGGCTGCACGGTCCCGGCCACATGGTGGCCGTGGCGATGCGGCGCGGACCGGCCGGCGACCTGGCCCTGGTCCGGCACCCCGGGTGA